In Candidatus Nealsonbacteria bacterium, the sequence TTAATTCTGGATTTATTAATGTTTTCTATGACTAATTTGGGTTTGAAAATAAAGTTAGGTTCAATTTTGAAATCAAAAAAAATTTCTAAACTTTTTTTAGAAATTTTATAAGAGTAATCTTTATAAATGAATTTTGGATATTTCTTCCTTAAAAATTTAGCTTTCATATCATTTTAAAGGGGTTTAAAACCCGACATTGAACATTTTAGCCCATAAGACGAATGGCCACTCCCAAAACGGCAAAAACAACACTCATAATCCAGAATCTCATTGTCACTTTATAAGGCGGCCAGCCTCGAGCCTCAAAGTGATGATGGATGGGAGTACAAAGCCAGATTTTTTTATGGAAATATTTTTTAGATAACAGTTGTAAAATTATTGTTCCAACCTCTATTACCAGTATCCCGGCAATAATAGGCAGAACCAATACAGAATCTGTAAGAAAAGAAATAACAGCCATTGTTGATGTCAGACCCAAAATTCCTGTTTCTCCCATATAAAATTTTGCAGGTGGAATATTAAACCATAAAAAAGCAAAGAGAGCCCCGCCAATTATAGCACAGAAAGTTGCTAAATCTGCTTTTCCCTGGGCAAAAGCAATGATTGAGAAAGCCCCAAAGATTGAGGCAAAAACTCCACCTGACAATCCGTCTAAACCATCAATTACTCCTCCTGCCCAGGAAGCTACCATTACCAGAACAAAAAGAGGAATATATAAAACTCCTAAAACAAGGTCAACTCCTTCTGGAAAATTACCAACGATTGGAATATGAATTGTGTTCCACTCCAGCTTATAATAAAACCACAAACCACCAATTAGTCCGATGAGCATCACAATTATTAGTCTTCTGGTAAAGCTCATTCCTCCTCCGCTATATTTTCCTTTTCCATATACGGTCAAGATATCATCAATTAGTCCAACAATAGAACCTGCGGCTAAGGTGAATAAAGGAAGCCATGTTTCGCTACGGGATAAAAAATTGAAATTTTTCAGCCACCAGGGTTCAGGAAAATAAGATAGCCCAAAGAATAAAAATATGACGATAAGAACAGATGACCAAATTAGAATTCCCCCACCCCGCGGAACAGTAATTTCTCTTTCTTTATGTAAAGAATAAAAAACTGTTGCTTCTTCATTAGTAATTGTTTTTTTTCTTGCTTCTTTTTTCCAGAACTTAATTTTTCTAAGAAACTCTATTAAAGCAGGAGCTAAAATAAAAGAAATTCCAGCAGTTAGAGCTGATAAAAATAAAACCCTGATTACATTGAAAGTGAAAAGCGTCATCATAAACCTGATTTTATTATATCAGATTTCTCTTGAAACAAAAACCGAGAGCAAAGCTCTCGGGCCACGTCGTTCGCGAACGACATGATGAGCGACAGTGGCGTGCTTGGTTTTGGGAGAATTTTCCTGAGAAGGAGACAATTAAATTCTTTTCTCTCTAATCAAATTTTTAACTTTTCAGCTCCTTTAGTATTTCTTCCGCTAAACGAATTCTATAATCAGGATCTCCTTGACTAATAACTTCTTTTATCAATTTAGCAATATCAGAATTCCTATTTTCTATATCATCCATTACTTTTTTAAATCCTGGCCACCAGATTCGGTTAAGGGCATAGTAGAACTGGAGACTAGAACGAATAAATTCAGACAGTAACAAAAATAAGGTAGCTGGGTTATTATGAAATCTTTTACATTCTCTAACCAACTCAGCAAGACGATGGCTAAAAGACAACTTTTCCTCTTTTTCTAAAGGTTCTCTGCCTTTTTTACTCATTTTTTGGTCAAATTGTTGAAGTTTTCTTAATTCTCCTGTTTTATCAATAACTATCCAACTCTTAGCAAAAGGTGGCTCTATTCTCCATTTTACCTGTTTACGTTTTTTAAGATTCAGAGAATGATTGAAGTGAATATTGAAATCAACTTCTCCCTCCCTGCTTAATAAAACTTTGTGGTCTTTTATTCCTTTATCAATAACTTTTAATTCAATATCGCTATTAGCATCATAATCTCCACGTGCTATTGAGCCGAAAATAATAATACCTTTTACATTAGGATTTTTAATTAGCTCTTTGACTTTTTTCTCTAAAGCTTGTTGCAAATGAGTATATCTGAGACGTGGGATGTTGCAGCTTTTTAATCTTTTATAAACCATATTTTAATTATATATGATTTTAATTAAGACTAAAACCCGAGACATAACATCTCGGGTTTAAATTTCGGGGACGACGAGAGTCGAACTTTTAATTGTTTTATGGACAAAACCTCTTGAGATTATACTGCTGAATTTATAGAGCTATCCAATTAATCAATTTTTGCATTTCTTGGATTCGTTCTTTTGGAGAATCAGTGCCCAAAATTATATTTATAAAATAGTTTTCTTTTTCATCTTCTAAAACCAGTAACATACAAGCACCTGCTTTTTCGGTATAGCCTGTTTTTCCTCCGACAATTTTTTGTTCATTTAATAATATATATAAATCAGAAAGACCATTTGTGGTGCTATAAGGTCCTTTCTCTAAAGAAATTTTAAATATCAAAGGATGATTATTAAGAATGTATTTAGAAAATGTTGCTAAATCTTGAGCTGTAGAATAATTTGGTATTTGTTCTTGGTCTTCTGGGTCAAGACCTGTAGAATTTGTAAAATAAGTGTTTTTAAGTCCTAAAGATTGAGCTTTTTGATTCATTTTTTCAATAAAAAGCTCTTCACCAATAACCTCAGAAAAAGCAAAAGCTGCATCATTACTTGAATAGATTAACATTAAATCTAAAAGCTCTTCTATGCTAAGAGCTTCTTCCTCTTTGAGATTGCCATAAACAGGGACATTATCTTGGTCAGCTGCCGTCTTAGATATCATCACCACTTTGGAAAAATCATAATCATTCTCTGGTGTGTTTTCCAAAACAATAAGAGCTGTCATTAATTTAGTTAAAGAAGCAATGGGCATTGTCCTTGTAGCACTTTTTCTTAATAATATTTTTTCTTTTCCTGATTTATTAATTTTGACTGAAATTGCTGATTCTGAGTGAAGCTCAGGTTTTGCTTTTTTTGGTGGTATTTTAACAAATGCCATTTCCTGGAGAGGTTCGGAAATTTGAGCATAAAAAAAATCCTCCAGATTTTTTTGAAAGAAAATCATCCCTTTCCAGAAAAGGATAACCGAAATTAAGAAAATAGCTAATGTGATTATATTTTTTTTCATCTTTTAGAATTTTTTCTTCGCCCTTTTATAGCTTTAACTACAGATTTCTTTGGTTGTAAAACAGATAACCTTCGGTCAATTCTTCCCATATCTCTGGGGAACAAAGAGGCCTCTCTAATATTTTCCAAATTTAAAGTTTGCTTTACAATTCTTTCAAGTCCTAAAGCAAAACCTCCTTCAGGTGGCAATCCGTATTTAAAGGCTTGAAGATAAAAACTAAAATCTTTCGGTTTGTTTCCCCATTTTTTAATGTTTTTTACAAGTTCTTTATAATCATTAATTCTTTGTCCTCCGGTAACTATTTCCAAACCCCTAAAGAGAAGGTCAAAACTTAAAGTGTATTTAGGATTTTCAGGGTCAGCAAAGGTATAAAAAGGCCTTTTTTCTGTTGGATAATGAGTAA encodes:
- a CDS encoding nucleotidyltransferase domain-containing protein, which codes for MVYKRLKSCNIPRLRYTHLQQALEKKVKELIKNPNVKGIIIFGSIARGDYDANSDIELKVIDKGIKDHKVLLSREGEVDFNIHFNHSLNLKKRKQVKWRIEPPFAKSWIVIDKTGELRKLQQFDQKMSKKGREPLEKEEKLSFSHRLAELVRECKRFHNNPATLFLLLSEFIRSSLQFYYALNRIWWPGFKKVMDDIENRNSDIAKLIKEVISQGDPDYRIRLAEEILKELKS
- a CDS encoding D-alanyl-D-alanine carboxypeptidase, whose translation is MKKNIITLAIFLISVILFWKGMIFFQKNLEDFFYAQISEPLQEMAFVKIPPKKAKPELHSESAISVKINKSGKEKILLRKSATRTMPIASLTKLMTALIVLENTPENDYDFSKVVMISKTAADQDNVPVYGNLKEEEALSIEELLDLMLIYSSNDAAFAFSEVIGEELFIEKMNQKAQSLGLKNTYFTNSTGLDPEDQEQIPNYSTAQDLATFSKYILNNHPLIFKISLEKGPYSTTNGLSDLYILLNEQKIVGGKTGYTEKAGACMLLVLEDEKENYFINIILGTDSPKERIQEMQKLINWIAL